The following proteins are encoded in a genomic region of Bernardetia sp. MNP-M8:
- the asnS gene encoding asparagine--tRNA ligase — MKRQDIKDLLESKEFDQPVHTKGWIRGERGNAYVRFLGLNDGSSLENIQVVADAEKFDENLRKRFNVGAAVSVTGTLVESKGKGQNVEIIADSIEILGDADAEKYPIQPKAHSMEFLRENAHLRSRTTTFGAIFRLRHALSFAIHNYFNERRFYYWHSPILTASDAEGAGEIFRVTNFDIDDFDSIPKIAEGDHKGKIDNKEDFFGKPTNLTVSGQLEAELGALGLGRVYTFGPTFRAENSNTARHLAEFWMVEPEMAFYDLKDNMDLVEDFLKYLIKYALENYREEIEFLDAKFVKENSMKKKEERAEMGLIQKLEFVLANDFKRITYTEAIDVLLNSKHYKKGKFQYDVKWGVDLQSEHERFLVEKHFKTPVILYNYPKDIKAFYMRQNDGEEAGKETVAAMDVLFPGIGEIVGGSQREERLERLQARTDAMGITEELWWYLDTRKFGTVPHSGFGLGFERLILFITGMGNIRDVIPFPRTPKNAEF, encoded by the coding sequence ATGAAAAGACAAGATATAAAAGACTTATTAGAGTCAAAAGAATTTGACCAACCTGTCCATACAAAAGGATGGATTCGTGGAGAACGTGGAAATGCGTATGTTCGTTTTTTAGGACTTAATGACGGTTCTAGCCTTGAAAATATTCAAGTAGTGGCTGATGCCGAAAAGTTTGATGAAAATCTTAGAAAACGTTTTAATGTAGGGGCTGCTGTTTCGGTTACAGGAACTTTAGTAGAATCAAAAGGAAAAGGACAGAATGTAGAAATTATAGCTGATTCGATAGAGATTTTGGGGGATGCTGATGCTGAAAAGTATCCGATTCAACCAAAAGCACACTCTATGGAATTTTTGAGAGAAAATGCACACCTTAGAAGTCGTACAACTACTTTTGGGGCTATTTTCCGTCTTCGTCATGCGCTTTCGTTTGCTATTCATAATTATTTCAATGAACGTCGTTTTTATTACTGGCATTCTCCAATCCTTACAGCATCAGATGCAGAAGGAGCAGGAGAAATTTTTAGAGTAACTAATTTTGATATTGATGATTTTGATTCAATTCCAAAAATTGCAGAAGGTGACCACAAAGGAAAAATAGACAACAAAGAAGATTTCTTCGGAAAACCAACCAACCTTACTGTTTCTGGACAGCTAGAAGCCGAATTAGGAGCTTTAGGTTTGGGAAGAGTTTATACTTTTGGACCTACTTTTAGAGCCGAAAACTCAAATACGGCTCGTCATTTAGCCGAATTTTGGATGGTAGAACCCGAAATGGCTTTCTATGATTTGAAAGATAATATGGATTTGGTAGAAGATTTCTTGAAGTATTTAATCAAATATGCTTTAGAAAATTACAGAGAAGAAATTGAATTTTTAGATGCAAAATTTGTAAAAGAAAATTCAATGAAGAAAAAAGAAGAACGTGCAGAAATGGGGCTGATTCAAAAATTAGAATTTGTTTTAGCAAATGATTTCAAGCGTATTACTTATACAGAAGCGATTGATGTTTTACTTAACTCTAAGCATTACAAAAAAGGAAAATTCCAGTATGATGTAAAATGGGGAGTTGATTTACAATCCGAACACGAACGTTTCTTAGTAGAAAAACACTTCAAAACGCCTGTTATTCTTTATAACTATCCAAAAGACATAAAAGCATTTTATATGCGTCAAAACGATGGCGAAGAAGCAGGAAAAGAAACCGTAGCAGCAATGGACGTACTTTTCCCCGGTATCGGAGAGATTGTAGGAGGTTCGCAGCGTGAAGAGCGTTTAGAAAGATTACAAGCACGTACTGATGCAATGGGAATTACAGAAGAGCTTTGGTGGTACTTAGATACTCGTAAGTTTGGAACAGTTCCACACTCAGGTTTCGGACTTGGTTTTGAGCGTCTGATATTATTTATTACTGGAATGGGAAATATTAGAGATGTAATTCCTTTTCCAAGAACACCTAAAAATGCTGAGTTTTAA
- a CDS encoding IS4 family transposase, which translates to MAKAKYASSGKVTKLVTVLSSHLTEFHFARVQFIGLFVIAVIKVGLGGLIQIATAFERNVECSSSLRRIERFLNHYNLDFKAITRLIVSLQGIDKWKDIVLCLDRSNWKVGKKNINILLLSAAYKNVSVPLIWSVFPKKGNSSTEERIELIERFLSIFPNLSISSIVADREFVGQKWFTYLSGKNFDFVMRLKSNFKATRKGKTKSIAAWCRGLAISETYHLEGVFIVNGVEVYLSVSRTQKGYIYLASPVFLENAFEIYKQRWEIETLFKALKTQGFKLENTKLTEPEKIAKLLALCSIAFVWCYKVGEWKHKKTKIRVCSNGYNEYSFFRYGLLEIKKILNNPMSKETKFNQKIKVLSME; encoded by the coding sequence ATGGCAAAAGCAAAGTATGCTTCTAGTGGTAAAGTTACAAAATTAGTTACTGTTTTATCTTCTCATTTAACAGAGTTTCATTTTGCACGAGTTCAATTTATAGGTCTTTTTGTAATAGCTGTTATAAAAGTAGGATTAGGAGGGTTGATTCAAATTGCTACAGCTTTTGAACGGAATGTAGAATGCAGCTCCTCTTTACGTCGTATTGAACGCTTTTTAAATCACTATAACCTTGATTTTAAGGCAATTACTCGTTTAATTGTTTCTTTACAAGGTATTGATAAGTGGAAGGATATTGTTTTATGTCTTGACCGTTCCAATTGGAAAGTGGGTAAAAAAAATATAAATATTTTGTTACTTTCAGCAGCTTATAAGAATGTTTCAGTGCCTCTTATTTGGTCTGTTTTTCCAAAAAAAGGAAACTCTTCTACTGAAGAACGCATCGAATTAATAGAACGTTTTTTATCTATTTTTCCTAACCTATCTATTTCTTCTATTGTAGCAGATAGAGAGTTTGTAGGTCAAAAATGGTTTACTTATTTATCAGGAAAAAACTTTGATTTTGTAATGCGACTAAAGTCTAATTTTAAAGCGACTAGAAAAGGTAAAACAAAGTCAATTGCAGCATGGTGTAGAGGACTGGCTATTTCAGAAACGTATCATTTAGAGGGTGTTTTTATAGTCAATGGTGTAGAAGTATATTTATCTGTAAGCAGAACACAAAAAGGATATATTTATCTAGCTTCACCTGTTTTTTTAGAAAACGCTTTTGAAATTTATAAACAACGTTGGGAAATAGAAACGCTGTTTAAAGCACTAAAAACACAAGGTTTTAAGCTAGAAAATACAAAATTGACAGAACCAGAGAAAATAGCTAAATTACTTGCTCTTTGTTCTATTGCATTTGTTTGGTGTTACAAAGTAGGGGAGTGGAAACATAAAAAAACGAAAATAAGAGTCTGTTCAAATGGATATAATGAATACTCTTTTTTCCGATATGGATTACTAGAAATCAAAAAAATACTCAATAATCCAATGAGTAAAGAAACTAAATTCAATCAGAAAATTAAAGTTTTGTCAATGGAGTGA